One Gemmatimonadota bacterium genomic window, GCTGGGCCTGGAGCCTAGGGAGATCGAGGCGCTGGTCACGCAGGTGGCGGCGGAACTGGCAGAGCGTGGGCGACGCTACCGGGGAGCGCGGCCGGCGGTGGAGATTGCGGGGCGGACGGTGATCGTTGTGGATGATGGTGTAGCCACGGGTTCGACCCTGGAGTCGGCGGTCATGGCGGTGCGGAAGCGGGGTGCGCGGCGGGTGGTGGCGGCCGTGCCGGTGAGCTCGCTGGAGGCGCGGTCGCGGCTGGAGCAGGCGGCGGACGCCTTTGTGTGCCTGCTGGTGGATCCGGGCTTTCTGGCCGTGGGTGCGTATTACGAGGATTTTCCGCAACTGACGGACGAGGAAGTGGAGCGGCTGTTGACGGCAAGACCGCAGGAGGGAGGCGCGGGCCCGCCTCCCTCCCGTTCCTGAAGCTGTGAAGCGCTGGGGCCTGGCGTCAGAACCTTTGGCTCTCGACGTCGGCGCCGCTGCGGCTGCCGCGCGGGCCACGGCGCTCGCCGCCCCGCCCGCCGAAGCTAGGCGGGCCCTGGGGGGCTTCCAGCCTCACAACGTTCTGGGCCTTGAGGCCTTTGGGTTCCTCGATGACCTCGAACTCGACGCGTTCCCCTTCATTAAGGGTCTTGAAGCCGGCGCCCTGGATGGCGCTGTGGTGGACGAAGACGTCGGTGCCGTCGTCCTGGCGGATGAAGCCGTAGCCCTTCTCCTGGGAGAACCACTTCACGGTGCCTGTGATACGAGCCATTCCCTTAACCCTGGTCACGTTGTTTCTTTGCGGCGCGATTCCCGCGAAAGGCGTGAGCGATGCACAGATCGTTCCGCCAGGAAAGCCCTGTGGTCGAATTCACCAATACAGCGGCATTCGGTTGCCGATCCTTAGTGGTCGAGTTCGTAAGCACGGCCGTACTTGCGGATTCGACCACTTAGCTGCGCGGTTCGGGGGTGGGGTGCC contains:
- a CDS encoding phosphoribosyltransferase yields the protein MERLYRDREEAGEQLAERLLEYREEEPLVLAAPRGGVAVGLPVARRLGAPLDVVLVKKLGAPGNPELGFGAVAEDGEVVLDEELTSRLGLEPREIEALVTQVAAELAERGRRYRGARPAVEIAGRTVIVVDDGVATGSTLESAVMAVRKRGARRVVAAVPVSSLEARSRLEQAADAFVCLLVDPGFLAVGAYYEDFPQLTDEEVERLLTARPQEGGAGPPPSRS
- a CDS encoding cold-shock protein: MARITGTVKWFSQEKGYGFIRQDDGTDVFVHHSAIQGAGFKTLNEGERVEFEVIEEPKGLKAQNVVRLEAPQGPPSFGGRGGERRGPRGSRSGADVESQRF